The Camelina sativa cultivar DH55 chromosome 14, Cs, whole genome shotgun sequence genome includes a window with the following:
- the LOC109125186 gene encoding outer envelope pore protein 24A, chloroplastic-like: MTMKASFKGKFDVDKSGGTASLAFNAGNVKLRATMTDAALVAGPSLNGLSLAVEKPGFFIIDYNVPKKDVRFQFMNTIRIAEKPLNLTYIHMRGENRTIVDGSLVVDPANKLSANYTVVLFGFLNP, encoded by the exons ATGACGATGAAGGCTTCTTTCAAGGGAAAGTTCGATGTCGACAAGAGCGGTGGCACTGCTTCGCTTGCCTTCAACGCCGGCAATGTTAAGCTACGCGCCACCATGACTGATGCTGCTCTCGTCGCCGGCCCTAGCTTGAACGGTCTCTCTCTCGCCGTTGAGAAGCCTGGCTTCTTCATCATCGACTACAACGTCCCTAAAAAG GATGTTAGGTTTCAGTTCATGAACACAATCAGAATTGCAGAGAAGCCTTTGAATCTGACTTACATTCATATGAGAGGAGAAAACCGGACAATTGTTGACGGGAGCCTTGTGGTTGATCCGGCAAACAAGTTGTCTGCTAACTACACG
- the LOC104742212 gene encoding probable E3 ubiquitin-protein ligase RHG1A — MQGERASLGSLAEALNFEHGSTSSNAVIDQPIRWDNNIHSYGDNGLQDYMISAAADTNPTFANSVYHEQRGLHRFNIGEASSSGTKNETTSHTQQWNGIGRFEEQRNGKLELNPLFAQPSHGNRVVCNVNLNAEYNEHLDDMNPVTGHPALFEANGLRSRFIPEDSVRDGRRVSCKRKALDASIGQSSSSGGFREVQRGESSSWISPSAYYSLAMTTNHLNLSLDRRRGLVVSNAVPNLSAPAITESSSRNYSTDQQETVSPSVYAAGSVIRRPVAPSLNSQGFPPADQQLIDMRYGHALGNFASQNPNAPATHMPPVFNLNASPVATAVASSSATPVERNVLHRDETRQISNSLQMPLFVPAPELRNVANGHISSNASSARHAASSSSRTNVQQWQFPSPSPSPSNPAWNPYPTNNSPHNQGSLSEHFRRSLLSSLATTNQRAAAPSLVPPASPPVEHVVQSGGENTSQVRTRASSRAGIRQRQHATTGIPHSFRGRSRTGSSEMRNVLEQMRRGGNLRFEDVMLQSMVRSVADLHDRHRDMRLDVDNMTYEELLSLEERIGDVCTGLNEETISNRLKKQKYKSSTGAPQEVEPCCVCQEEYNEGEELGVLECGHNFHSQCIKEWLKLKNLCPICKTTGLNTANKRRRQ, encoded by the exons ATGCAGGGAGAGAGGGCTAGTCTCGGTTCTTTAGCAGAGGCTTTGAACTTTGAGCATGGATCTACATCTAGTAACGCTGTGATAGATCAGCCTATTCGTTGGGATAATAATATTCACAGTTACGGTGATAATGGATTGCAGGATTACATGATTTCAGCTGCTGCTGATACAAATCCTACTTTTGCAAACTCAGTTTATCATGAGCAACGCGGCTTACACAGGTTTAACATTGGCGAGGCTAGCTCTAGTGGTACGAAGAACGAAACCACTAGCCACACTCAACAATGGAATGGAATTGGACGTTTTGAGGAACAGAGAAATGGCAAGCTTGAGTTGAACCCTTTATTTGCGCAACCATCTCATGGAAACCGTGTTGTTTGCAATGTTAATCTTAATGCAGAATATAATGAGCATCTTGATGATATGAATCCGGTCACAGGTCATCCTGCTCTTTTTGAGGCTAATGGACTCAGATCTAGGTTTATACCAGAGGACAGTGTTAGAGATGGGCGTCGCGTATCCTGTAAAAGAAAAGCTCTTGATGCAAGCATTGGTCAGTCCTCTTCAAGCGGAGGTTTCCGTGAGGTTCAGCGTGGAGAAAGCAGTTCTTGGATCTCACCTTCTGCGTATTATAGTCTAGCGATGACAACAAATCATTTAAACCTATCTCTTGATCGTCGAAGGGGTTTGGTGGTATCTAATGCTGTTCCAAATCTATCTGCTCCTGCTATCACAGAGAGCTCTAGTAGAAATTACTCAACTGACCAACAAGAAACTGTAAGCCCATCGGTCTATGCTGCAGGAAGTGTCATCAGACGACCTGTTGCTCCATCCTTGAACTCACAAGGGTTTCCACCAGCAGATCAACAACTGATAGACATGAGATATGGACATGCTTTAGGCAATTTTGCTTCTCAGAATCCAAATGCACCTGCTACTCACATGCCTCCTGTATTTAACTTGAACGCAAGCCCAGTAGCAACGGCTGTAGCATCGAGTTCTGCTACTCCTGTTGAGAGAAATGTTTTGCATCGAGATGAAACGAGACAGATAAGTAATAGTCTACAGATGCCTTTGTTTGTACCTGCTCCTGAACTGAGAAATGTGGCCAATGGTCATATCAGCAGTAATGCAAGTAGTGCTAGACATGctgcatcttcttcatccagGACAAATGTTCAGCAGTGGCAGTTTCCGTCGCCGTCGCCGTCGCCATCTAATCCAGCATGGAATCCTTACCCGACTAATAACTCGCCACATAATCAAGGAAGTTTATCTGAACACTTTCGTAGGTCATTGCTTTCTTCCCTTGCTACAACAAACCAGAGAGCTGCTGCTCCTTCCTTGGTCCCTCCTGCCTCTCCTCCGGTTGAGCATGTGGTTCAGTCTGGTGGTGAAAACACCTCTCAGGTGCGTACTCGGGCTTCCTCGAGAGCAGGTATAAGACAACGGCAACATGCAACAACTGGCATTCCTCATTCTTTTCGAGGCAGAAGCAGAACGGGGTCATCCGAG ATGCGTAATGTCTTGGAGCAGATGCGTAGAGGAGGGAACTTGCGTTTTGAG GATGTTATGCTTCAGTCGATGGTGCGAAGTGTGGCGGATCTTCATGACCGACATAGAGACATGCGACTTGATGTTGACAACATGACATATGAG GAGTTGTTGTCTTTAGAAGAGCGGATTGGCGATGTTTGTACCGGTTTGAATGAGGAAACCATATCAAACAGATTGAAGAAGCAAAAGTACAAAAGTAGTACCGGAGCTCCACAAGAAGTAGAACCATGTTGTGTTTGTCAG GAGGAATACAATGAAGGAGAAGAATTAGGAGTGTTGGAATGCGGGCACAACTTCCATAGCCAATGCATCAAAGAATGGCTGAAGCTGAAGAATCTTTGCCCAATTTGCAAAACAACAGGATTGAACACTGCAAATAAGCGAAGAAGACAATGA
- the LOC104743890 gene encoding F-box/LRR-repeat/kelch-repeat protein At2g27520-like produces MVRFNLPWDLVEEILSRVPATYLRGLQFTCKRLNALFKDPEFIKKHSDKAAKPPYSILLFSCSRVYSLSVNINNIAVTVGPTKLSRNPNESSEEVEITQVVHCNGLLLCSTKESNMAKLVVVNPCTGQARWIKPRSVYDMSDRYALGYENNNNQHSYASYKILRFPADGRSLLEIFELKSNSWRVLANIPLKGKQRGFGRGVSLKGNTYWLSCFLDDFEILSYDFATERFIILSFPFILPLRMSDSNTLALSVVREEQLSVLHLNLDTRQMEIWVSNKIDDDTETALSWSKSFDLIYTLTSILVF; encoded by the coding sequence ATGGTAAGGTTCAATCTTCCATGGGATTTGGTAGAGGAGATACTCTCTAGAGTTCCCGCAACATATCTAAGAGGACTACAATTTACTTGCAAACGATTAAACGCTTTATTCAAAGATCCAGAATTCATCAAGAAGCACTCAGATAAAGCAGCAAAGCCGCCGTATTCGATTCTCTTGTTCAGTTGTTCTAGGGTTTATTCGCTGAGTGTCAATATAAACAACATTGCGGTAACGGTTGGTCCAACTAAACTTAGCAGAAACCCAAACGAGTCATCAGAGGAAGTCGAAATAACTCAAGTAGTTCACTGCAACGGCCTATTGTTATGTTCCACGAAAGAGTCCAACATGGCTAAACTCGTGGTTGTGAATCCATGTACTGGTCAAGCCAGATGGATCAAACCAAGAAGTGTTTACGATATGTCCGATAGATATGCTCTAGGTtacgaaaacaacaacaatcaacattCATACGCAagctacaaaatcttgaggttcCCAGCTGATGGTCGAAGCCTTTTGGAAATCTTTGAGCTAAAGTCTAACTCATGGAGGGTTCTTGCTAACATCCCTCTTAAAGGTAAACAACGCGGTTTTGGAAGAGGCGTGTCTTTGAAGGGGAATACCTATTggctttcttgttttttggatGACTTCGAAATATTGAGTTATGATTTCGCAACAGAGAGATTTATAATCTTGtcttttccatttattttacCGCTTCGGATGTCTGATTCCAATACCTTAGCTCTATCAGTTGTTAGAGAAGAGCAACTATCAGTGTTACATCTGAACCTTGATACGAGACAGATGGAGATATGGGTGAGTAATAAGATTGATGATGATACTGAAACTGCGCTTTCTTGGAGCAAAtcctttgatttgatttatacTCTCACTTCGATCTTAGTCTTCTAA
- the LOC104742213 gene encoding uncharacterized protein LOC104742213 — protein sequence MSKTNMKVCNNYFLVDPTKASFLDLLLLLFSSNLTSARFIDSPPDTLKSFRRSFTSRWIIVLAILLQKVLMLLRKPVAILGGFLTYSLNLLTANGGFFKMILNLLTGKLVKPDKSSAAYTSFIGCSDRRVELDEKINVGTVEYKAMLSMMASKIAYESKPFIISVVKNTWKLDLVGNYDFYNAFQESKLTQAFVFKTSSTNPNLIVISFRGTEPFETADWCTDLDVSWYEMKNVGKVHAGFSRALGLQKNGWPKENLSLLHQYAYYTIRQMLRDKLAKDKNLKFILTGHSLGGALAALFPAILAIHGEDELLDKLEGVYTFGQPRVGDEDFGEFMKDVVKKHGIEYERFVYNNDVVPRVPFDDKILFSYKHYGPCNWFNSLYKGKVREDAPNANYFNLLWLIPKLLIGLWEFIRSFILQLWKGKEYKENWMMRSVRILGIIIPGGSNHFPFDYVNSTRLGGLVRPPTTTTPEDKLALIA from the exons ATGTCGAAAACCAATATGAAAGTATGCAATAATTATTTTCTGGTCGATCCGACCAAAGCAAGTTTTcttgatctccttcttcttttgttttcctccAACCTAACCAGCGCAAGATTCATCGATTCTCCTCCGGATACGCTGAAAAGTTTCCGGAGAAGTTTTACGAGTCGATGGATCATTGTGTTGGCCATTTTGCTTCAGAAGGTTTTAATGCTCTTAAGAAAACCCGTAGCGATCCTAGGTGGTTTTCTAACGTATTCGCTCAATCTTCTTACGGCAAATGGTGGCTTCTTCAAGATGATACTAAACCTTTTGACAG GAAAGCTGGTGAAGCCTGATAAATCATCCGCGGCATATACGTCGTTTATAGGATGCTCAGATCGAAGAGTTGAACTTGACGAGAAGATAAATGTTGGTACCGTCGAATACAAGGCGATGCTATCAATGATGGCTTCTAAGATCGCTTATGAGAGCAAACCTTTCATCATATCCGTCGTCAAGAACACTTGGAAG TTGGACTTGGTGGGTAACTACGACTTTTACAACG CTTTCCAAGAAAGTAAATTGACGCAAGCCTTCGTGTTTAAGACGTCGAGCACCAACCCAAACCTCATCGTCATCAGCTTCAGAGGAACTGAACCTTTCGAGACTGCTGATTGGTGCACTGATCTGGACGTCTCTTG gTACGAGATGAAGAACGTTGGCAAAGTCCACGCAGGGTTCTCGAGAGCTTTAGGCCTCCAAAAAAATGGATGGCCCAAGGAAAACCTAAGTCTCCTACACCAATATGCTTACTACACCATCAGACAGATGCTTAGGGACAAGCTTGCCAAAGACAAGAACCTTAAGTTTATTCTAACAGGTCACAGTCTCGGGGGAGCACTAGCTGCTCTTTTTCCGGCGATCCTAGCGATTCACGGTGAGGATGAGCTGCTAGATAAGCTAGAGGGAGTCTACACGTTTGGACAGCCACGTGTAGGAGATGAAGACTTTGGGGAGTTTATGAAGGATGTCGTGAAAAAGCATGGGATAGAGTATGAGAGATTTGTCTATAACAATGATGTTGTGCCTAGAGTGCCTTTTGATGACAAGATTTTGTTCTCATACAAGCACTATGGACCTTGCAATTGGTTCAACAGTCTTTACAAAGGAAAG GTAAGAGAAGATGCACCGAATGCGAACTACTTCAACTTGTTGTGGTTAATACCGAAGCTGTTGATTGGTTTGTGGGAGTTTATAAGGAGTTTCATATTACAGCTTTGGAAAGGTAAAGAGTACAAAGAGAATTGGATGATGAGGTCGGTTAGGATTTTGGGAATAATAATCCCTGGTGGCTCTAACCATTTCCCATTTGACTATGTCAACTCCACACGTTTAGGAGGCTTGGTTCGACctcctactactactactcctGAGGATAAACTTGCCCTCATTGCTTGA